The genomic region TTCTTGATACAACAACTTTTCAACCTTAAACTTTTAAACTTTAAACGCTATTGTCCTCCCGGGCACTTCGATACGATTTCTTCGAAATCACTCAGTGACCTAAATTCAATACTGAAGTTGAAAGTACCAAAGTTAGAAAGTAGAAAAATCAGAGACAAGACAAAAATTTTGAATGTTGAATTATTTTGACTGCCGGTTTTTTCTGTTCACTATTCACTGTGACTAAGACTGAAATAAGTTGCCCTTTTTCTTAAACTTTTAAACAATGGAAAAAGGTAAACAACGCCGGGTTTTTAGTGTTGAGCTAAAACTTGATTTAGTGAAAAAAATCGAACAGGGTGACCTCCGGGTTTTGGATGTCACCAATGTTTACGGAGTGAGTCGTACCGCCGTTTACAAATGGCTCAGAAAATATTCCGATCTTTACCGCAGCGAAACCAGGGTTATAGTGGAACAAAAAAGTATGAGCAAAAAGAACAAAGAACTGCAAGATCAGATCAAGAAACTTGAGCAAGCCCTTGGTCAGAAACAGATGCGAATTGATTACCTGGAGAAGGTCGTTGAATTTGCTTCGGAACGTTCTGGGGAGGATATCGAAAAAAAGAACAAACGGCTGTCCTAGAATATTTCCGAATGAACAAGTCAAGTTTTAATGGTTCCATGACAGCATTATATAACATGCTAGGGATAACCAAGCAGGCTCACTATAAGCGGGTTAAACAACAGGCTCACTTGTCAGGGATTGCTCAGGAAGTAATTGCATCTGCTCAAGAAATCCGTAAGAAACATAGGAATATGGGGTGTCGCAAGCTTTATGATCAGATCAAGCCCGAGAGGATAGGCAGGGATAGGTTTGAAGCAATCCTTCTCGCCAATGGATTTAGGGTAGCACGTATAAAAAGCCATCACCGTACGACCTATGCAGGTAAGCGGTGGTATCCAAACCTGATAAGTGGCACTACAATAAAGAAAGAAAACAGGCTCTTGGTGAGTGACATAACTTATATATCGGTTTATATAGGATGCCATTACTATCTTACCCTGGTGCTAGATGTTTATAGCCGAATGATTACAGGATGGAGCTTATCGGCCAACATGACCACAGAGGACACCGTTGTTCCAGCCTTTAAGATGGCTGTAGCAGGTCTAGACAATCAAGAACGCAAAAAACTTATTTTTCATTCAGACAGGGGCAGCCAGTATGGTTCAGACAAAATGGAACAACTCCATAAGCACTATTCAACCACCCCTAGCATGGGAGGGAAAGCCTGGGAGAATGCCCATGCAGAGTCTATAAATGGGATACTTAAGAATGAGTATATCAATTTCGAAAATATGAATATATCACTTAAACAAGCTCAAAAGTTGGTAGAAGAGGCCATTTATTTATATAATTTTGAGCGGCCACATGGTTCACTGAAAAATAGGAAACCACAAGAATTTTTAAACTTTGTTCAGCGCTTAGCTACTGAACAAAGACCAGTATTTAAAATAAATTATTAACTTGAAAAAAGGCAACCTTATTCAGGCAAGGTCACTGTGCATCCAACGTATATTGTAAACTAAAAACCTCACAATCCCTTAAACTATCGGGACTGTGAGGTTTGTTTTATAGCTTCCTGGAGAACATATATAATTACGTTATTAGAAGAAAGCTGAACTTCTTAAGCCTTAACGCTTTGTTCTATTGTAATTTTAAATTCAACCTTGCAAACAAATAACGACCGCCTATACCAAACTGGGCGTTTCTGGGCCAGTCGAATCTTCCGCTACTTCGGTTATCCTCTATTCTATTTCTATCGGGATATAAATCGAATAAATTGTTAGCCCCCAAGGTTAAATTAATCGATTCTGAAAAGTTATAGCCTACCGAAAGATCGGTTACTACTTTTCCTGAATATACCTCTTGATTCGCCAATGTATTGGAAGGTTGTGTTACCTCACCAAAATACACATTCCGAAGGAAGAAATTAAAGTCTTCTACAGTAAGAACATTGGTTAAATTAATCTTCGTTCTGGGTACCGCTTCTTCTAAATAAATACGATTATCTTCAGAAAAATAGGTATCCAATTTATTTTGTAATAAAGGTGACGCATGAATATCGCCTACCCGTTGTGTCCTGGTAAAAGTTCCTGCAAGATCATTTTTCAACTTCCAGCCATTATCGAAATAGGTGTTTTGTGTAAGAACAATATCTAAACCTTTGGATTCGGTATCTATGGCATTCGCAAAAAAGGCTGCTGCTTCAGCATTCGCACTTCTAAGAATCTGACTAATTTCCGAATCCGGATCATCATCACTAAAACGTCCTGTATATACTACACGATCATCAATCGCTACAAAATAAGCATCGGCGGTAATGGTTAAATTGGCATCCGGGATTTTAGCGGTTATTCCTAAACTGGCACTTTTCGAGGTTTCTTCTTTTAAATCTGGAATGCCCAGCAATTTCGCCGCCCTACTATCATTAGAAAAAGTTCCTACCTGTACCGGATTTCCTTCATCATTAAAAACCGTAGAAGTAGAATTATAATAAATCTGGTGTAGCGAAGGTGCTCTAAAGCCTGTATTCACCGCTGCTCTTAAATTTATATTATCAGTAAGTTTATATCGGGAAGCTACTTTAAAATTTAAGGTAGATCCAAAATCTGAATAGTTTTCGAATCTTCCGGCAAAGGTGAGTAGCAAGTCTTTAGTTACATCGGCTTCAAAATCGGCATAGGCCGCTACACTATTTCGCTGTCTGGAGATAGCATTATCAGGACTAAAACCGGGAAAAACCTGTGCTCCTCCTGCTCTGGCATTTCCGAAGAAATCTGTAGTAGGTTGCTGGCTGGCATTGGTGATAACAGTGCCGTCCGCAGTATATTGCGCATAAGATTTTTCTTCCCCGGCAATGATATTATAATTTTCCAGGCGATACTCACCGCCAAAAGCAACATTAAAGCCTTCGAACAATTGTGGAAAAAACTGCGAAACATCAAGATTGGTCGTATTTTGAGAAAAAGAAAATCCGCCGGCATCAAAACTGGTAGGACTGGTACCTTCTAAAGAAGCATTAGAGGTATTGTCTATAAAATACATAAACTCATTTTCTCCCCAGGTATTACTAAAATCGACATCCCAATCGCCTACTTTACCACGTATTCCGGCAGCAAAAGATTTGTCACTGATTTTAGAGTTTATTTCTGGTAAAAACCCGTTGATATAATATGGGGTATAGGTACGGCTTTGATTGGGTAATCTATAAAATCCTGCCGCATTTCCTTTTCTGGAGCTTAGCCCACTAAACGCATAAAGCTCGGTTCCATTATCATCTAACGGTAGGGCAAAATTAGCGAATAAACGACCGCCACGTAAAGCAGACTGCCCTACTCTCATATTAAAATCAGATCGGTTTAAACCTCTTGCAGCCAATTCCTCTTCAGTTACATTTCTCCCTAACAGGTTTTGTAAGGTAGCCCGATCGTTCGCCTGAGCTATTTCATTTTTAAAATCAGCAGAAAAATAATCCACCTCTTGTGCATAATTCTGAATTTGCTGATTGGATAAACTGCTAAGATCTGCATTATCCTGATAGGCCTGCCACTCTACCGCATTATAAGCATTAAATATACTTCCTTCCCAGGCTTTCATGCGGTTATAAGCATCACGGTAATCAAAATCTCCTGAAAAGTTTATAAAACCACCTTTATCTCCTAACGGAATACCATAACTAGCGGCGACATTGATACTTTCACCATCCATACCGCCGGTTTGCTCATTGGCATTTCTGGATACATTAGCCCCGGTGGTTACATTAATATTAAGCGTATTCACCTCATCTTTCAAAACCACATTTATTACGCCGGCAATCGCATCAGATCCATACTGGGCAGCGGCTCCATCTCTTAGTACTTCAATTCTCTTGATTGCCGCAGCAGGTATTGCATTTAAATCGGTACCTACACTCCCTCTACCAAAAGTTCCGTTTACATTAATCAGGGAAGAGGTATGGCGACGTTTCCCATTAATCAATACCAAAACCTGATCGGGCCCTAAGCCTCGCAACGAAGCGGGATCGATATGGTCTGTTCCATCTGATAAAGATTGGGTTGTAGAGGTAAACGAGGGGGCTACATAATTAAGAATCTGGTTAACATTTACCTGGGGTACCGAGACCTGTAGCTCTTCTACATCCAAAACATCTACGGGTACGGCAGACTCGGTCACCGTCCTACTTCGATTCCTCGAACCTACCAGCACCACTTCTTCCAGGTTTGTACCGCTTACCAACTGCACGTTGATAGTGGTGGTGGTAATTTCTACCTCCTTTTTTTCGAAACCTACGAAGGTAAAAACAAGTGTTTGCCCTAATTCAGCTTTAATATTGAAATTTCCGTCGAAATCGGTAACCGTTCCGGTTTGTGTTCCTTTAAGCTGGATGGTCACTCCTGGTAAGGCTTGTGCATTCTCATCGGTGACATTTCCGGTAATACTTTCCTGTTGTGCGCTTAAGCTTAAACTTATTAGCAGGAAAAACAGGGTAAAAATTCTATTCATAGCGTTTTTGGTTTAGTAAATTACCTTAGGGCAACCCCAAAGGCATTTGTTTAGAAAATTATTTTTATTTCGAGGCATCTCGATTATCGAGTAGATCAATCAGAAACCTAGAGGAATTAAACCCTCAATGAGGGATTAAAAACCGATAGCGGTATCATCACCTCTAGGGTCGGCCCCTCCTTCTAAATTACCGTTGGGTAATACTTTTATCGCATCTACTTTACCGATAATCCTAGATTCTTTTTGATTAATTTTATATCCTTTTTGCTGCAGTTCTTGTATGGTCTCTTTTGCAAATCCTTCAGGCTCCATCATAATTTCGTCTGGCAACCACTGATGGTGAAAGCGTTTAGCTGAAACGGACTCCTGCATCGATAAATCGAACTCGGCAACATTTAAAAAGGTTTGTAACACTGAAGTAATAATGGTAGAACCTCCCGGAGATCCTACTACCATCCATAATTTCCCGTTTTTTTCAATAATTGTGGGTGTCATCGAACTCAGCATTCGTTTTTCCGGTTCAATCGCATTAGCTTCAGCTCCTACCAATCCAAACATATTAGGGACTCCTGGTTTTAGGCTGAAATCATTCATTTCATTATTCATAAAAAAGCCTAATTCAGGAATATATAATTTTGACCCATAGGCTCCGTTTAAAGTAGTAGTTACAGAAACAGCATTGCCCATCGCATCTACAATCGAATAATGGGTTGTTTCATTACTCTCATAACCGCTAATGGTACCATGTGTTATTGTTGAAGACGGCGTTGCCTGCTCAAAACTGAAATCCGACATTCTATCACTTAAATAAGCATCGGCTAATAAACTGTCCTGCGGTACATCATAAAAATCGGAATCTCCAAGGTAAAAACTCCTGTCGGCGTAGGCCCGGCGTTCTGCTTCGGTTAATACCTGTATGTATTTTGCCGAATTTGGTTGATATCCGGCTAATGGATAAGGCTCGATCATTTTTAAAATTTGTCCTAATACGATTCCACCACTAGAGGGAGGCGGCATCGAAATTATTTGATATTCTTTATAGGGAATACGAATAGGATCACGCCATTTGGCCTCGTATTTCAGTAAATCTTCTTCAGTGAGAATTCCGCCCCGCTGTTTAAGGAATTCCAGCATTTTTTTTCCTGTCTCACCAGCATAAAATTCGCTTCGTCCGTTGGCAACTATTCGCTTCAGGGTATGCGCTAAGGCTATATTTTTAATGGTATCCCCTTTTTTATAAGCTTTTGTATAAAGAGTCATATCCTGATTCACTTGCAGTAAAACATCACGATATTTTTGTAATCGCTCCTGCTGTTTTTGCGTCACAATCACTCCTTTTTCGGCTAATTCGATAACCGGTTGTACTATTTCCTGAATGGGTAAACTGCCAAATTTTTCATGTACTTTAAAAATTCCGGCAATGGTTCCCGGTACTCCCGATGCCATTGCCCCTAAGGTACTTTTACCTTCGATAACTTCGCCATTTTCGTCCAGATACATATTTTTTGAAGCAGCCAGAGGCGCTTTTTCGCGATAATCTAAACTTCCTGTGTTGCCATCAGCAGTACGATAGACCATAAAACCCCCACCTCCTAAATTACCGGCAAAAGGATAACTTACCGCCAGGGCCATTTCGGTAGCCACCATAGCATCGAAGGCATTTCCGCCTTTTTTCATGATATCGACGCCTATTTTGGAAGCTTCTCTTCTGGCAGAAACAAGCATTGCTTTTTCAGCCACTTCCCCGGTTTTATTTTTTTCTGTTGTTTCTGGTAATTTCGATTTACAGGAAACAAACAACAAACCCGATAGAATTACTAGGTTAATAGAAAACGAAATTTTAGTCATTTTAGATCTATGCTTAATTTAGAATCACAAAGAACTAAATTAAAATATGATTTAGGAAATGTAAAGAATAGAAATTATTGAAAAAGATATAAGGCCTATTGATACAGCATGATGAAATCTGAATCTAGATGGATATGTTTTTAGAAAATAGAGCAAAAGAAGCAAGAGCCGAGACTCAGGAAACAAGATAAAATGTTGAATTTTGAATGCTGAATTTTGAATTAATTTGTGCTGAAAGCTTTATGCTTACTGCTAATTAATTATTGATAATTGTAACCTGAGACTGCCTAG from Zunongwangia profunda SM-A87 harbors:
- the ggt gene encoding gamma-glutamyltransferase codes for the protein MTKISFSINLVILSGLLFVSCKSKLPETTEKNKTGEVAEKAMLVSARREASKIGVDIMKKGGNAFDAMVATEMALAVSYPFAGNLGGGGFMVYRTADGNTGSLDYREKAPLAASKNMYLDENGEVIEGKSTLGAMASGVPGTIAGIFKVHEKFGSLPIQEIVQPVIELAEKGVIVTQKQQERLQKYRDVLLQVNQDMTLYTKAYKKGDTIKNIALAHTLKRIVANGRSEFYAGETGKKMLEFLKQRGGILTEEDLLKYEAKWRDPIRIPYKEYQIISMPPPSSGGIVLGQILKMIEPYPLAGYQPNSAKYIQVLTEAERRAYADRSFYLGDSDFYDVPQDSLLADAYLSDRMSDFSFEQATPSSTITHGTISGYESNETTHYSIVDAMGNAVSVTTTLNGAYGSKLYIPELGFFMNNEMNDFSLKPGVPNMFGLVGAEANAIEPEKRMLSSMTPTIIEKNGKLWMVVGSPGGSTIITSVLQTFLNVAEFDLSMQESVSAKRFHHQWLPDEIMMEPEGFAKETIQELQQKGYKINQKESRIIGKVDAIKVLPNGNLEGGADPRGDDTAIGF
- a CDS encoding IS3 family transposase; translation: MNKSSFNGSMTALYNMLGITKQAHYKRVKQQAHLSGIAQEVIASAQEIRKKHRNMGCRKLYDQIKPERIGRDRFEAILLANGFRVARIKSHHRTTYAGKRWYPNLISGTTIKKENRLLVSDITYISVYIGCHYYLTLVLDVYSRMITGWSLSANMTTEDTVVPAFKMAVAGLDNQERKKLIFHSDRGSQYGSDKMEQLHKHYSTTPSMGGKAWENAHAESINGILKNEYINFENMNISLKQAQKLVEEAIYLYNFERPHGSLKNRKPQEFLNFVQRLATEQRPVFKINY
- a CDS encoding transposase — translated: MEKGKQRRVFSVELKLDLVKKIEQGDLRVLDVTNVYGVSRTAVYKWLRKYSDLYRSETRVIVEQKSMSKKNKELQDQIKKLEQALGQKQMRIDYLEKVVEFASERSGEDIEKKNKRLS
- a CDS encoding TonB-dependent receptor, translating into MNRIFTLFFLLISLSLSAQQESITGNVTDENAQALPGVTIQLKGTQTGTVTDFDGNFNIKAELGQTLVFTFVGFEKKEVEITTTTINVQLVSGTNLEEVVLVGSRNRSRTVTESAVPVDVLDVEELQVSVPQVNVNQILNYVAPSFTSTTQSLSDGTDHIDPASLRGLGPDQVLVLINGKRRHTSSLINVNGTFGRGSVGTDLNAIPAAAIKRIEVLRDGAAAQYGSDAIAGVINVVLKDEVNTLNINVTTGANVSRNANEQTGGMDGESINVAASYGIPLGDKGGFINFSGDFDYRDAYNRMKAWEGSIFNAYNAVEWQAYQDNADLSSLSNQQIQNYAQEVDYFSADFKNEIAQANDRATLQNLLGRNVTEEELAARGLNRSDFNMRVGQSALRGGRLFANFALPLDDNGTELYAFSGLSSRKGNAAGFYRLPNQSRTYTPYYINGFLPEINSKISDKSFAAGIRGKVGDWDVDFSNTWGENEFMYFIDNTSNASLEGTSPTSFDAGGFSFSQNTTNLDVSQFFPQLFEGFNVAFGGEYRLENYNIIAGEEKSYAQYTADGTVITNASQQPTTDFFGNARAGGAQVFPGFSPDNAISRQRNSVAAYADFEADVTKDLLLTFAGRFENYSDFGSTLNFKVASRYKLTDNINLRAAVNTGFRAPSLHQIYYNSTSTVFNDEGNPVQVGTFSNDSRAAKLLGIPDLKEETSKSASLGITAKIPDANLTITADAYFVAIDDRVVYTGRFSDDDPDSEISQILRSANAEAAAFFANAIDTESKGLDIVLTQNTYFDNGWKLKNDLAGTFTRTQRVGDIHASPLLQNKLDTYFSEDNRIYLEEAVPRTKINLTNVLTVEDFNFFLRNVYFGEVTQPSNTLANQEVYSGKVVTDLSVGYNFSESINLTLGANNLFDLYPDRNRIEDNRSSGRFDWPRNAQFGIGGRYLFARLNLKLQ